The following proteins come from a genomic window of Rhodoligotrophos sp. CJ14:
- a CDS encoding ribonuclease Z — MTISLVQPRLVNEPFSDAALYLDFRFGRRALLFDLGDLTPLSPREILRISHVFVSHMHMDHFIGFDRLLRLYLYRDTKIQLIGPPGLADAVEAKLRAYTWNLLDEDSPDFSLIASDWAPGGVAQSCLFSARRGFRRQPVEAPRPEGSILLDDPDFRVEGLLLDHGIPSLSFALQEKIRVNVRKARLDDLGLPVGPWLTQAKRAVRRGETDAEFWPKPERCISLTELLETGALKTSPGQRIVYATDLAYAEANVEKLIAFAEGSDQLFIEAAFLEEDSALAAAKKHLTAAQAGSIARRAGVSRASPMHFSPRYLDREEDLRTEFSTHMTAA; from the coding sequence GTGACGATTTCGCTGGTTCAGCCACGATTGGTGAACGAGCCATTTTCCGATGCGGCCCTCTATCTGGATTTCCGCTTCGGCCGGCGCGCTCTGCTGTTCGATCTTGGCGATCTCACCCCGCTCTCGCCGCGCGAGATCCTCCGCATCAGCCATGTGTTCGTGTCGCATATGCACATGGACCACTTCATCGGCTTCGACCGCCTCCTCCGGCTTTACCTCTATCGCGACACCAAAATCCAGCTCATCGGCCCACCGGGCCTCGCCGACGCGGTGGAGGCAAAGCTGCGCGCCTATACCTGGAACCTGCTCGATGAGGACTCGCCCGATTTCTCCCTCATCGCATCCGACTGGGCGCCGGGCGGCGTCGCGCAATCATGCCTGTTTAGTGCGCGTCGCGGTTTCAGGCGCCAACCGGTCGAGGCACCACGACCGGAAGGCAGCATCCTGCTCGATGACCCTGATTTCCGGGTGGAAGGCTTGCTGCTCGACCATGGCATTCCCTCCCTTTCCTTTGCCTTGCAGGAGAAGATCCGGGTGAATGTACGCAAGGCGCGGCTGGATGATCTCGGGCTTCCTGTCGGCCCTTGGCTGACCCAGGCCAAGCGAGCGGTGCGACGAGGCGAGACGGACGCCGAGTTCTGGCCCAAGCCGGAGCGCTGCATCTCGCTCACCGAACTACTCGAGACAGGCGCTCTGAAGACCTCACCCGGCCAGCGTATCGTCTATGCAACGGATCTCGCCTATGCCGAAGCCAATGTGGAGAAGCTGATAGCCTTCGCCGAAGGGTCTGATCAGCTCTTCATTGAAGCCGCCTTCCTGGAGGAGGACAGTGCCCTGGCGGCGGCGAAAAAACATCTGACGGCTGCCCAGGCCGGATCGATCGCGCGACGGGCTGGCGTATCCCGCGCCAGCCCCATGCATTTTTCACCGCGTTATCTCGATCGGGAGGAGGACCTCCGCACCGAGTTCAGCACTCATATGACCGCGGCTTAG
- a CDS encoding M20 family metallopeptidase encodes MRNDMAGENLPRPASFDTETLARGIIDWVEFETPSERPDLIDRLLDHIEAAFEGLPVAIRRIPGRDGCGGQLILSYAPDGVSGKPALLMGHIDTVWAAGTLAERPVRREGDQLFGPGIFDMKAGSYLITETLRQIAKAGLRPPRPITVFLNGDEEIGSPTSRATIEELSAGAAFVLVPEPAFEAPGTVITKRKGWGFFKMTAYGRSSHAGGNLRDGRSAIREIARQILEIEALNDSETTATFNVGTIKGGTRVNVVPAEATIEIDMRVDDEATAQRMLAQMLSRQPHDPDIRLTVEGGMNRPPFERSPAVMRLYEATCALAAELGLPMAETSRGGVSDGNFSAALGLPVLDGLGCNGAGAHAIHEHILVSTIAPRAALIHGMLMSRAFQEKALNG; translated from the coding sequence ATGCGGAACGACATGGCCGGTGAAAACCTTCCGCGGCCCGCCTCGTTCGACACGGAAACGCTCGCACGGGGGATCATCGATTGGGTGGAATTCGAGACACCATCCGAGCGTCCCGACCTGATCGATCGGCTTCTTGATCACATCGAGGCTGCCTTCGAAGGGCTTCCGGTCGCGATCCGCCGGATTCCCGGCCGCGATGGCTGCGGTGGCCAGCTCATCCTCTCCTACGCGCCCGATGGTGTGAGCGGCAAGCCCGCGCTGCTGATGGGCCATATCGATACGGTTTGGGCCGCGGGCACGCTTGCTGAACGACCTGTCCGGCGCGAAGGCGACCAGCTGTTCGGTCCGGGCATCTTCGACATGAAGGCCGGCTCATACCTGATCACCGAAACTCTCCGGCAGATCGCCAAGGCAGGGCTTCGCCCACCGCGCCCGATCACTGTCTTCCTCAACGGCGATGAGGAAATCGGCAGCCCCACCTCGCGCGCCACTATAGAGGAACTGTCCGCCGGCGCAGCCTTCGTCCTCGTGCCTGAACCCGCCTTCGAGGCGCCGGGCACCGTGATCACCAAGCGCAAGGGCTGGGGCTTCTTCAAGATGACCGCTTACGGCCGTTCATCCCATGCCGGCGGCAACCTGCGCGACGGCCGCAGCGCCATTCGCGAGATCGCCCGCCAGATCCTGGAGATTGAGGCGCTGAACGACAGCGAGACCACAGCAACCTTCAATGTCGGCACCATCAAGGGCGGCACGCGCGTGAACGTCGTTCCGGCCGAAGCAACCATCGAGATCGACATGCGGGTGGATGATGAGGCGACCGCTCAACGCATGCTCGCGCAGATGCTGTCGCGCCAGCCTCACGACCCGGATATCCGCCTCACCGTCGAAGGCGGAATGAACCGCCCGCCCTTCGAGCGCAGCCCGGCCGTGATGCGCCTTTACGAAGCCACATGCGCGCTTGCGGCAGAGCTCGGCCTGCCCATGGCCGAAACCTCCCGCGGCGGTGTCTCCGATGGCAATTTCTCCGCAGCCTTAGGCCTGCCCGTTCTGGATGGACTGGGCTGCAACGGCGCCGGTGCCCACGCGATCCATGAGCATATCCTGGTCTCGACCATCGCACCTCGCGCTGCCCTGATCCATGGCATGCTGATGTCGCGCGCCTTTCAGGAAAAAGCATTGAACGGCTGA